The following proteins are co-located in the Acidimicrobiales bacterium genome:
- a CDS encoding FliH/SctL family protein: MSADHSVFTVRRSSDAVDVASLPVADLFAPAPDAMIEPTGAWAEHLEAVRLASAEDGYDSGYREGFEAGALAAEAANQTLRDQVNASASAMADAIAQLAETDRRVAADLSDDALHLAFDLTQLILDREIHTADDPGLDAIRRCFDFIPRRTSVVVRLNPADAEMLGDVGAVLIGADYEVVADPTIGRGGAIVDAGAARIDGQIDAALGRVADVLGITSRGTSGRTAGGR; the protein is encoded by the coding sequence TTGTCAGCTGACCACTCCGTCTTCACCGTGCGCCGATCGAGCGATGCCGTCGACGTGGCCTCGCTGCCCGTCGCCGACCTGTTCGCTCCGGCGCCCGACGCCATGATCGAGCCGACCGGCGCCTGGGCCGAACACCTCGAAGCCGTTCGCCTCGCGTCGGCCGAGGACGGCTACGACAGCGGCTACCGCGAGGGCTTCGAGGCCGGAGCATTGGCGGCCGAGGCCGCCAATCAGACCTTGCGCGACCAGGTCAACGCCTCGGCGTCGGCCATGGCCGACGCGATCGCCCAGCTGGCCGAGACCGACCGTCGGGTGGCCGCCGACCTCTCCGACGATGCGCTGCACCTCGCGTTCGACCTCACCCAACTCATCCTCGATCGCGAGATCCACACCGCCGACGATCCTGGTCTCGACGCCATCCGCCGCTGCTTCGATTTCATCCCGCGCCGCACCTCGGTCGTCGTCCGACTCAACCCGGCCGACGCCGAGATGCTCGGCGACGTCGGCGCCGTACTGATCGGTGCCGACTACGAGGTGGTCGCCGACCCCACCATCGGCCGTGGTGGTGCCATCGTCGACGCCGGCGCGGCCCGCATCGATGGCCAGATCGACGCCGCCCTCGGTCGCGTCGCCGATGTCCTCGGCATCACGTCGCGGGGCACCTCCGGCCGGACCGCAGGAGGCCGCTGA